The following proteins come from a genomic window of Candidatus Blochmanniella vafra str. BVAF:
- the accC gene encoding acetyl-CoA carboxylase biotin carboxylase subunit, with amino-acid sequence MLNKIVIANRGEIALRILRSCKELGIKTVAVHSTIDRDLKHVLLSDETVCIGLPSIVDSYLNIPAIISAAEITGATGIHPGYGFLSENADFAEQVERSGFIFIGPNSETMRLMSNKISAISIMKKVGIKSVPGQDLKINEKINNIPYMNSNHININYPVIIKSAYGAGGLGMCVVRKKNDLQNAIKLAKSESKKIFNNDSIYIERYLENPRHIEVQILSDGKGNAIYLTERDCSIQRRHQKVIEETPASGITPEMRMFLGERCVQVCCEIGYRGVGTFEFLYENDDFYFIEMNTRIQVEHPITEMITGIDLVQKQLEISSGYPLNITQNEINTMGHSIECRINAEDSQTYTPSSGRITRFHPPGGLGIRWESHIYSGYLVPSYYDSLIGKLISFGKTREIAIIRMKNALLELIIEGIKTNIELHLKIITDESFIKGKNINVHYLEKKINMYKM; translated from the coding sequence ATGTTAAATAAAATTGTTATTGCAAATAGAGGTGAAATAGCTTTACGTATCTTACGTTCTTGTAAGGAATTAGGAATTAAAACAGTAGCAGTACATTCTACTATAGATCGTGATCTAAAACATGTTCTATTATCTGATGAAACTGTTTGTATAGGGCTCCCTTCTATAGTCGATAGCTATTTAAATATTCCAGCTATTATTTCTGCCGCTGAAATAACAGGAGCCACAGGAATTCACCCTGGTTATGGATTTTTATCAGAAAATGCAGATTTTGCAGAACAAGTTGAACGTTCTGGATTTATTTTTATAGGACCTAATTCTGAAACCATGCGTCTTATGAGTAATAAAATTTCTGCTATTTCTATTATGAAAAAAGTAGGAATAAAATCTGTGCCAGGACAAGATTTAAAAATAAATGAAAAAATAAATAATATTCCTTATATGAATTCCAATCATATCAATATTAATTATCCGGTTATTATTAAATCAGCATATGGAGCCGGGGGATTGGGAATGTGTGTGGTTAGAAAAAAAAATGATTTACAAAACGCTATAAAATTAGCAAAGTCAGAATCAAAAAAAATATTTAATAATGATTCTATTTATATAGAACGGTATTTAGAAAATCCAAGACATATAGAAGTACAAATTTTATCTGACGGTAAAGGAAATGCTATTTATTTAACAGAACGAGATTGTTCCATACAAAGAAGACATCAAAAAGTAATTGAAGAAACCCCAGCATCAGGAATTACTCCAGAAATGAGAATGTTTTTGGGAGAAAGATGTGTCCAAGTATGTTGTGAAATTGGATATAGAGGCGTAGGTACATTTGAATTTCTATATGAAAATGATGATTTTTACTTCATTGAAATGAATACTCGCATTCAAGTAGAACACCCAATTACTGAAATGATTACGGGTATAGATTTAGTTCAGAAACAATTAGAAATTTCTTCTGGATATCCATTAAATATCACTCAAAATGAAATTAATACTATGGGACATTCTATAGAATGTCGTATTAATGCCGAAGATTCTCAAACATATACTCCTAGCTCAGGTCGCATTACTCGATTTCATCCTCCTGGTGGATTAGGTATACGTTGGGAATCGCATATTTACTCTGGATATTTAGTTCCATCTTATTATGATTCACTAATAGGAAAATTGATTTCTTTTGGAAAAACACGTGAAATTGCTATAATTCGTATGAAAAACGCTTTATTGGAATTAATTATTGAAGGGATTAAAACTAATATTGAGTTACATCTTAAGATTATAACTGATGAATCTTTTATAAAAGGAAAAAATATTAATGTTCACTATTTGGAAAAAAAAATTAATATGTACAAAATGTAA
- the accB gene encoding acetyl-CoA carboxylase biotin carboxyl carrier protein produces the protein MDIRKIKKLVELVEESSISKLEIIEGKKTIRIIRSEYKISSQSSLVPITTKRKTEALSSTTINKDHQHELLDTIDTYIVRSPMVGIFYTASYPHDKPFVFIGKSVEIGETLCIIEAMKVMNQIQSEKSGIIQSILIDDGKPVEFGEPLFIIKIT, from the coding sequence ATGGATATTCGTAAAATAAAAAAATTGGTAGAATTAGTAGAAGAATCCAGTATCTCTAAATTAGAAATCATTGAAGGAAAAAAAACAATACGTATTATTAGATCTGAATATAAAATATCGTCACAATCTTCTTTAGTTCCCATCACAACAAAAAGAAAAACAGAAGCTTTATCTAGTACAACAATAAATAAAGATCACCAACATGAATTATTAGACACAATTGATACATATATAGTTCGATCCCCCATGGTAGGTATATTTTACACTGCATCTTATCCACATGATAAACCATTTGTATTCATTGGAAAATCAGTTGAAATAGGAGAAACATTATGTATCATTGAAGCTATGAAAGTTATGAATCAAATTCAGTCTGAAAAATCAGGCATAATACAATCTATTTTGATAGATGATGGAAAACCAGTAGAATTTGGAGAACCCTTATTTATAATAAAAATAACATAA
- the aroQ gene encoding type II 3-dehydroquinate dehydratase → MNNMFKLLLINGPNLNLLGIRETNLYGHNRLSTIISDLNKTADSLGIILNHFQSNAEHKLINRIHESYNNTDFIIINPAAFTHTSIALRDALLSVKIAFIEIHFSNIYKREKFRSHSYLSDIAIGVICGFGELGYHVSLRMAHQYLSKN, encoded by the coding sequence CTGAATAACATGTTTAAATTACTATTAATAAATGGGCCAAACTTAAATTTACTAGGAATAAGAGAAACAAATCTATACGGACATAACCGTTTGTCTACAATTATATCAGATTTAAATAAAACTGCTGATTCTTTAGGAATTATTTTAAATCATTTTCAATCTAATGCCGAGCATAAATTAATTAACCGTATACATGAAAGTTATAATAATACAGATTTTATAATTATTAATCCTGCAGCTTTTACTCATACTAGTATAGCATTAAGAGATGCATTATTATCAGTAAAAATTGCTTTTATCGAAATTCATTTTTCTAATATATACAAAAGAGAAAAATTTAGAAGTCATTCCTATTTATCTGATATCGCTATTGGAGTAATCTGTGGTTTTGGAGAATTGGGATATCATGTGTCTTTACGCATGGCACATCAATATTTATCCAAAAATTAA
- a CDS encoding rod shape-determining protein — protein sequence MFKKFRGIFSSDLSIDLGTANTLIYLKGQGIVLNEPSVVAIRQDRGGIPKSVAAVGYAAKQMLGRTPGNIVAIRPMKDGVIADFFVTEKMLQHFIKQVHSNSFMRPSPRVLVCVPVGATQVERRAIRESAQGAGAREVFLIEEPMAAAIGAGLPVSEATGSMVVDIGGGTTEVAVISLNGVVYSSSVRIGGDRFDESIISYVRRHYGSLIGEVTSERIKHTIGSAYLDKELREMEVRGRNLAEGIPRSFTLNNHEILEALQEPLTGIVSAVMAALEQCPPELASDISEYGMVLTGGGALLKNIDRLLIKETSIPVVIAEDPLTCVARGGGKALDMIDLHGKDLFSEE from the coding sequence ATGTTTAAAAAATTTAGAGGTATTTTTTCAAGTGATTTATCTATTGATTTAGGAACAGCAAATACCCTTATTTATCTGAAAGGGCAGGGTATTGTTTTAAATGAGCCTTCTGTTGTTGCCATTCGTCAGGATCGAGGAGGTATTCCAAAAAGTGTAGCAGCTGTTGGTTATGCAGCGAAACAAATGTTAGGACGTACTCCAGGTAATATAGTTGCTATACGTCCCATGAAAGATGGCGTAATTGCTGATTTTTTTGTTACTGAAAAAATGTTACAACATTTTATCAAACAAGTTCATAGTAATAGTTTTATGAGACCTAGTCCAAGAGTGTTGGTATGTGTTCCGGTAGGAGCAACTCAAGTTGAACGTAGGGCTATTCGAGAGTCTGCTCAAGGAGCAGGAGCTCGTGAAGTATTTTTAATAGAAGAACCTATGGCAGCTGCTATCGGAGCTGGACTTCCAGTGTCTGAAGCTACTGGGTCTATGGTAGTAGATATTGGAGGAGGTACTACTGAAGTAGCCGTCATTTCTTTAAATGGAGTTGTATATTCGTCTTCTGTCAGAATTGGAGGAGATCGTTTCGATGAATCCATAATTAGTTATGTACGTCGTCATTATGGATCTCTCATTGGTGAAGTAACTTCAGAGAGAATAAAGCATACTATAGGATCTGCGTATTTAGATAAAGAACTTCGAGAAATGGAGGTACGTGGACGAAATTTAGCAGAAGGTATTCCTAGAAGTTTTACTTTAAATAATCACGAAATTTTAGAGGCTCTACAAGAACCGTTAACTGGGATTGTTAGTGCTGTTATGGCAGCGTTAGAACAATGTCCTCCAGAATTAGCTTCTGATATTTCTGAATATGGAATGGTATTAACAGGTGGAGGGGCTTTGTTAAAAAATATAGATCGATTATTAATTAAAGAAACTAGCATTCCTGTAGTTATAGCAGAAGATCCTTTAACTTGTGTTGCACGTGGAGGAGGCAAAGCACTTGATATGATAGATCTTCATGGTAAAGATTTGTTCAGCGAAGAATAA
- the mreC gene encoding rod shape-determining protein MreC: MLYSRIVKRIPYLELRLIIAVIVSIVMVFADNKFHMFSSFKNCIANYIYLFYYLCDKPNYIFNYVAKVLVTYKELIAENDALRKELFLKNSELLLMDQYKHENLKLYELLNSPVYQEKRKLITKIIFIHVEPNNQQAIINQGKNKNIYVGQPVFAASGVIGQVISVNDFNSRVLLISDFEHALSVQLNRNDANNVYLILMGRGFNLDLYAEYSGNSTDICINDILITSGLDGRFPAGCPVAKISHIEVNSEQDYTIVRAKPIVNLKYLRYAMLILE, from the coding sequence GTGCTTTATAGTAGAATTGTCAAAAGAATTCCATATTTGGAGTTACGTTTAATTATAGCGGTAATAGTATCGATTGTAATGGTTTTTGCTGATAATAAGTTTCATATGTTTTCATCATTTAAAAATTGTATAGCAAATTATATTTATTTATTTTATTATTTATGTGATAAGCCAAATTATATTTTTAATTATGTTGCCAAGGTATTGGTGACATATAAAGAATTAATTGCAGAAAATGATGCATTACGTAAGGAGTTATTTCTTAAAAATAGTGAATTGTTATTGATGGATCAATATAAACATGAAAATTTGAAATTATACGAATTACTTAATTCCCCTGTTTATCAAGAAAAACGTAAGTTGATTACTAAAATAATTTTTATACATGTAGAGCCAAATAATCAACAAGCAATTATTAATCAAGGTAAAAATAAAAATATATATGTTGGACAACCTGTGTTTGCTGCTTCAGGAGTCATAGGTCAGGTAATTTCGGTTAATGATTTTAATAGTCGAGTTTTATTAATTTCAGATTTTGAGCATGCTTTATCTGTGCAATTAAATCGTAATGATGCTAATAATGTGTATTTAATATTAATGGGTCGCGGTTTTAATTTGGATTTATACGCAGAGTATTCAGGAAATTCTACTGATATATGTATTAATGATATATTAATTACATCCGGATTGGATGGTCGTTTTCCAGCAGGATGCCCGGTTGCTAAAATCTCTCATATAGAAGTTAATTCGGAACAAGATTATACCATTGTGCGAGCTAAACCAATAGTTAATTTAAAGTATTTACGTTATGCTATGTTAATTTTGGAATAA
- the mreD gene encoding rod shape-determining protein MreD, translating to MRHYRIVKYKIGIVCCSFIIAMVLQGVMSLVTTWYFQPSWILMVLIYWINMHPNKINIGAGFVLGLLTDCICFSTIGVHALSFSILSYVVVRKVYIFRYTSIWQQSFFVLFFSLINQSIKFLIKFFIIKNSCSPEIFWNCILDFSIWPFLVFLMSKHFTYK from the coding sequence ATGCGTCATTATCGTATAGTTAAGTATAAAATTGGAATAGTTTGTTGTTCCTTTATTATTGCAATGGTACTACAAGGGGTAATGTCGTTAGTAACAACATGGTATTTTCAGCCTAGTTGGATTTTGATGGTACTAATTTATTGGATTAATATGCATCCAAATAAAATAAATATAGGTGCTGGATTTGTTTTAGGATTATTAACAGATTGTATTTGTTTTTCTACTATAGGGGTACATGCTTTATCTTTTAGTATACTTAGTTATGTAGTTGTGAGAAAAGTATATATTTTTAGATACACTTCGATATGGCAGCAATCTTTTTTTGTGTTGTTTTTCTCTTTGATTAATCAAAGTATTAAATTTTTAATAAAATTTTTCATAATTAAAAATTCATGTTCACCAGAAATTTTTTGGAATTGTATTTTAGATTTTTCAATATGGCCATTTTTAGTGTTTTTGATGAGTAAACATTTTACGTATAAATAA
- the tldD gene encoding metalloprotease TldD, with product MSIEFVSQQILVPNKLQISDLSYLLGMAESFNIDYSDLYFQSRFYENWILEDKIIKSGSYHVNQGVGIRVIVGEKTGFSYTNKLVLDSLVHSMNDAIGIVNSNNFKNAMKCDNREVELLFSKREKEKNAYLNVNPLSAMSNEEKIDLLIRIDKIARHEHSYVKTVQATLSGMYEQILVAATDGTLSADIRPLIRLSILVQVEHNGRREQGFSGGGGRSGYDYFLNNIIHGESCIDHWTKNAVKMGVTNLKSISAPIGTMPVVLGPGWPGILIHEAVGHGLESDFNRKGSSVFSKEIGKKVASELCTIVDDATFKLSRGSLIIDDEGIPGQYNILIKDGVLQGYMQDKLNSKFMGVCSTGNGRRESYSDLPMPRMTNTYMLPGKSTPEEIINSIEYGVYATNFGGGQVDITSGKFVFSTSEAFLIEKGNITNSIKGATLIGSGIEIMQNISMIGNDLLLDSGIGTCVKNGQKIPVSVGQPTIKLNKITIGGVT from the coding sequence ATGAGTATAGAATTTGTCAGTCAACAAATTTTGGTTCCTAATAAGTTGCAAATTAGTGATCTTTCATATTTATTGGGAATGGCAGAAAGTTTTAATATCGATTATTCAGATTTATATTTTCAATCCCGTTTTTATGAAAATTGGATTTTAGAAGATAAAATCATTAAATCCGGATCTTATCATGTCAATCAAGGGGTTGGAATTCGTGTAATTGTAGGAGAGAAAACAGGGTTTTCTTATACTAATAAGTTAGTTTTAGATTCATTGGTTCACAGTATGAATGATGCTATTGGTATTGTGAATTCTAATAATTTTAAGAATGCAATGAAATGTGATAATAGAGAAGTAGAATTACTTTTTTCTAAAAGAGAGAAGGAGAAAAATGCATATTTAAATGTTAATCCATTATCTGCTATGTCTAATGAAGAAAAAATTGATTTGTTAATAAGAATAGATAAAATTGCTCGCCATGAACATTCATATGTAAAAACAGTGCAAGCAACTTTATCAGGAATGTATGAGCAAATTTTAGTTGCTGCTACTGATGGAACTTTAAGTGCAGATATACGACCACTAATTCGTTTGTCTATATTAGTGCAAGTAGAACATAATGGAAGAAGAGAGCAAGGTTTTAGTGGAGGAGGAGGTAGAAGTGGGTATGATTATTTTTTAAATAATATTATTCACGGAGAATCTTGCATTGATCATTGGACTAAAAATGCCGTTAAAATGGGGGTAACTAATCTTAAATCCATATCAGCCCCGATTGGCACTATGCCAGTAGTATTAGGTCCTGGTTGGCCGGGAATCCTAATACATGAAGCAGTAGGACATGGATTAGAGTCAGATTTCAATAGAAAAGGTAGCTCTGTATTTTCTAAAGAAATTGGGAAGAAAGTAGCTTCTGAGTTATGTACGATAGTAGATGATGCAACTTTTAAATTGTCTAGAGGCTCGTTAATCATTGATGATGAAGGAATTCCGGGGCAATATAATATTTTAATTAAAGATGGAGTTTTGCAAGGATATATGCAGGATAAATTAAATTCTAAGTTTATGGGAGTATGTTCTACTGGAAATGGAAGAAGGGAATCTTATTCGGATTTACCTATGCCCCGTATGACTAATACATATATGTTACCTGGAAAATCTACACCTGAGGAAATTATAAACAGTATTGAATATGGAGTATATGCCACAAATTTTGGAGGAGGACAAGTAGATATTACTTCAGGAAAATTTGTTTTTTCTACTTCTGAAGCATTTTTAATAGAAAAAGGTAATATTACTAATTCAATAAAAGGGGCTACCTTAATTGGATCAGGCATTGAAATAATGCAAAATATTTCTATGATAGGCAATGATTTGTTATTGGATTCAGGAATAGGTACATGTGTGAAAAATGGACAAAAAATCCCTGTTAGTGTAGGTCAACCTACTATAAAATTAAATAAAATTACAATAGGAGGAGTAACTTAA
- the pmbA gene encoding metalloprotease PmbA yields the protein MDLMSDAKQNDLFLKKITNRTLQLTSQCSQESEVSIIKTTGINVSTRYGNVENIEFDNNEILKITVFFQHKKGIVFLNNLSEQSIIDAVHYAVDIARYASIDLYSGIADKELLAFNPVYLDLCHPIELDIKSSIQLASRAENTALNYDRRIICTEGGRFSSHITTVIFGNSHGMLSSYSSSQYFLSCNVIAESNGVMEQDYSYTLSRVFKKLRSPEWVGKECARRVLMHLNSRKINTIESPVLFTSETAVSLLQHLANAIHGDNIYKQSTFLLNDLGKKIFPSWFCIKEIPHVSQELGSAPFDDEGVQTLNKSIVKNGILNSWLLNTYSANKIGLKSTGNAGGIHNWYVSCQNISFMELIKIMNRGLIITNLMGQGVNIVTGDYSRGASGFWVNHGEIQYPVHEITVSGNLRQMFLNVNSISNDIETRSNIHCGSILINAMQIAGT from the coding sequence ATGGATTTAATGAGTGATGCAAAACAAAATGATCTTTTTTTAAAAAAGATAACTAATCGCACTCTGCAATTGACAAGTCAATGTTCTCAAGAATCAGAGGTCTCTATAATTAAGACTACTGGAATTAATGTAAGTACGCGTTATGGAAACGTAGAAAATATAGAATTTGATAATAATGAGATATTAAAAATTACTGTATTCTTTCAGCATAAGAAAGGTATAGTTTTTTTAAATAATTTAAGCGAACAATCCATAATAGATGCGGTTCATTATGCAGTGGATATTGCGCGTTATGCTTCTATAGATTTGTATTCTGGTATTGCAGATAAAGAATTATTAGCGTTTAATCCTGTATATTTAGATTTATGTCATCCAATTGAATTAGATATTAAGTCAAGTATTCAATTAGCATCTAGAGCAGAAAATACAGCTCTAAATTATGATCGACGAATCATTTGCACAGAAGGAGGAAGATTTAGTAGTCATATTACCACTGTAATTTTTGGTAATAGTCATGGCATGTTAAGCAGTTATAGTAGTAGTCAATATTTTTTATCTTGTAATGTGATTGCTGAAAGTAATGGTGTTATGGAACAAGATTATTCATATACATTAAGCAGAGTTTTTAAAAAATTACGATCACCGGAATGGGTAGGAAAAGAATGTGCTCGGCGTGTGTTAATGCATTTAAACTCAAGAAAAATTAATACGATAGAATCTCCAGTGTTATTTACTTCAGAAACTGCTGTCAGTTTATTGCAACATTTAGCGAATGCCATTCATGGAGATAATATTTATAAGCAATCTACTTTTTTATTAAATGATTTAGGAAAAAAAATTTTTCCTTCTTGGTTTTGCATTAAAGAAATACCACATGTTTCTCAAGAGTTAGGTTCTGCTCCATTTGACGATGAAGGTGTACAAACATTAAATAAATCAATTGTGAAAAACGGGATATTAAATAGTTGGTTATTAAATACTTATTCTGCTAATAAAATTGGTTTAAAAAGCACTGGAAATGCTGGAGGTATACATAATTGGTATGTTAGTTGTCAAAATATCAGTTTTATGGAATTAATAAAAATCATGAATCGTGGTTTAATTATTACTAATCTTATGGGACAAGGGGTAAATATAGTAACTGGAGATTATTCAAGAGGAGCTTCTGGTTTTTGGGTAAACCATGGGGAGATACAATATCCGGTACATGAAATTACTGTTTCTGGTAACTTACGGCAAATGTTTTTAAATGTGAATTCCATTAGCAATGATATTGAAACACGAAGTAATATTCATTGCGGGTCTATATTAATTAATGCTATGCAAATAGCAGGAACTTAA
- the lon gene encoding endopeptidase La, producing MNTKQSERIDIPVLPLRDVVVYPHMVIPLFVGREKSIKCLEYAMSGDKKIMLVAQKEASNDEPSINDLFSVGTVSIILQMLKLPDGTVKVLVEGLIRARIIELTDSGNYFKADADYFDIKELNEKEKEVLMRTVIHQFEGYIKLNKKIPPEVLVSLNNINDADRLADTIAAHIPLKLHDKQSILEMSNITERLEYLISVMESEIELLKVEKRIRNRVKKQMEKSQREYYLNEQIKAIQKELGEMDNIVDENESIKRRIESSKMPKEARNKIESEFQKLKMMPPMSSEATVVRGYIDWVLSVPWHSKSKMKKDLVKAQESLDRDHYGLKRVKDRILEYLAVQNRINKIRGPILCLVGPPGVGKTSLGKSIAKATGRKYIRMALGGMRDEAEIRGHRRTYIGSMPGKLIQKMSKIGVKNPLFLLDEIDKMSFDMRGDPASALLEVLDPEQNIAFNDHYLEVDYDLSDVMFVATSNSMNIPSPLLDRMEVIKLSGYTEEEKFNIARQHLLSKQIERNALKPGELLIQDDALTSIIRYYTREAGVRNLEREISKLCRKTVKNLLLNKKITCITINEENLKDFLGVQRYDCALAEQENRIGQATGLAWTEVGGDLLTIETVCVPGKGKLTYTGSLGEIMQESIQAALTVVRARADKLGIKTDFYEKKDIHVHVPEGATPKDGPSAGIAMCTALVSCLTGNSVKAHVAMTGEITLRGQVLPIGGLKEKLLAAHRGGIKTVLIPYENKRDLEDMPDVVINNLNIYPVKQIDEVLTLALQNAP from the coding sequence ATGAATACCAAGCAATCTGAGCGCATAGATATTCCTGTATTACCGTTGCGTGATGTGGTGGTGTATCCGCATATGGTAATTCCTTTGTTTGTCGGTAGAGAAAAATCAATTAAATGTCTTGAATATGCTATGAGCGGAGATAAAAAGATTATGCTAGTGGCTCAAAAAGAAGCATCTAATGATGAACCTAGTATTAATGATCTTTTTTCGGTCGGAACTGTATCTATTATATTACAAATGTTAAAGCTTCCAGATGGTACAGTAAAGGTATTAGTAGAAGGATTAATCCGAGCTCGGATTATTGAATTAACAGATTCTGGTAATTACTTTAAAGCTGATGCAGATTATTTTGACATTAAAGAATTAAATGAAAAAGAAAAAGAAGTGTTAATGAGAACTGTAATTCATCAATTTGAAGGGTATATTAAACTTAATAAAAAAATCCCTCCTGAAGTATTAGTGTCTTTAAATAATATAAATGATGCTGATCGTTTAGCAGATACTATTGCTGCTCATATACCGCTTAAATTACATGATAAACAGTCTATATTAGAAATGTCAAATATTACTGAACGTTTAGAATATTTAATATCAGTTATGGAGTCTGAAATTGAATTATTGAAAGTAGAAAAACGTATTCGTAATCGAGTAAAAAAGCAAATGGAAAAAAGTCAACGAGAATATTATTTAAATGAACAGATCAAAGCTATTCAAAAAGAATTGGGAGAAATGGATAATATTGTTGATGAAAATGAATCTATAAAACGACGAATAGAATCATCTAAAATGCCTAAAGAAGCTCGTAATAAAATAGAATCAGAATTTCAAAAGTTAAAAATGATGCCTCCTATGTCTTCGGAAGCTACGGTAGTACGAGGATATATTGATTGGGTATTGTCGGTGCCTTGGCATTCTAAAAGTAAAATGAAAAAAGATCTTGTAAAAGCTCAAGAAAGTTTAGATAGAGATCATTATGGCTTAAAACGAGTTAAGGATCGTATATTAGAATATTTAGCGGTTCAAAATAGAATAAACAAAATTAGAGGACCTATTTTATGTTTAGTAGGCCCTCCGGGTGTTGGCAAAACATCTCTGGGCAAGTCGATAGCTAAAGCTACAGGGCGTAAATATATACGTATGGCTTTAGGAGGAATGAGAGATGAAGCAGAAATTAGAGGCCATAGAAGAACTTATATTGGATCTATGCCTGGAAAATTAATTCAGAAAATGTCTAAGATTGGGGTAAAAAATCCTTTATTTTTATTAGATGAAATTGACAAAATGTCTTTTGATATGCGTGGAGATCCTGCGTCTGCTTTATTAGAAGTATTAGATCCAGAACAAAATATAGCTTTTAACGATCATTACTTAGAAGTAGATTATGATTTATCTGATGTTATGTTTGTAGCTACTTCTAATTCTATGAATATTCCTAGTCCTTTATTAGATAGAATGGAAGTGATTAAATTATCTGGATATACTGAAGAGGAGAAATTTAATATAGCTCGGCAACACTTATTATCTAAACAAATTGAGCGTAATGCTTTAAAGCCAGGCGAATTATTGATTCAAGATGATGCGTTGACAAGTATCATTCGTTATTATACTAGAGAAGCTGGAGTACGTAATTTAGAAAGAGAGATTTCTAAATTATGTCGAAAAACAGTAAAAAATTTATTATTGAATAAAAAAATTACCTGTATCACTATTAATGAAGAAAATTTGAAAGATTTTTTAGGTGTTCAACGTTATGATTGTGCTTTAGCGGAACAAGAAAATAGAATAGGACAAGCAACTGGATTAGCTTGGACTGAAGTTGGAGGAGATCTGTTAACTATTGAAACAGTTTGTGTTCCTGGAAAAGGAAAATTAACTTATACTGGATCTTTAGGAGAAATTATGCAGGAGTCAATTCAAGCGGCCTTGACTGTCGTGCGAGCTCGGGCAGATAAATTAGGTATTAAAACAGACTTTTATGAAAAAAAAGATATTCATGTACATGTTCCAGAAGGTGCTACTCCAAAAGATGGACCAAGTGCTGGAATTGCTATGTGTACTGCTTTAGTATCTTGTTTAACTGGAAACTCTGTTAAAGCACATGTAGCGATGACTGGAGAAATTACTTTACGAGGTCAAGTTTTACCTATTGGTGGCTTAAAAGAAAAATTATTAGCAGCTCATAGGGGGGGGATTAAAACTGTTTTAATCCCCTATGAAAATAAACGGGATTTAGAGGATATGCCTGATGTTGTTATAAATAATTTAAACATTTATCCAGTCAAACAAATAGATGAAGTATTAACATTAGCTTTACAAAACGCTCCGTAA
- the apt gene encoding adenine phosphoribosyltransferase, giving the protein MVNTKNQQLMLIKNNIKFIPNYPKKGIIFRDISTLLANPNAYSTSITLLASHYQHYQLTKIIGVEARGFLFGAPLALILKVGFIPVRKAGKLPCNTINETYILEYGTGCLEIHKDSIVPGDKVLIVDDLLATGGTIEATVKLIRRLGGKVNDAAFIINLEYLGGNLLLKNIGVNTYSLVVFSE; this is encoded by the coding sequence ATGGTAAATACTAAAAATCAACAATTAATGTTAATTAAAAATAATATTAAATTTATTCCAAATTATCCAAAAAAGGGAATTATATTTAGGGATATTAGCACGTTACTTGCAAATCCTAATGCGTATTCTACAAGTATTACACTTTTAGCTAGTCATTATCAACATTATCAATTAACAAAAATAATAGGGGTAGAGGCTCGAGGGTTTTTATTTGGAGCACCTTTAGCTTTAATTTTAAAAGTAGGATTTATCCCAGTTCGTAAAGCAGGGAAGTTACCTTGTAATACTATAAATGAAACGTATATTTTAGAATATGGTACAGGATGTTTAGAAATACATAAAGATTCAATTGTACCAGGAGATAAAGTTCTTATTGTCGATGATTTATTAGCTACTGGTGGTACAATTGAAGCAACTGTAAAATTAATTAGAAGATTAGGGGGAAAGGTGAATGATGCTGCTTTTATAATAAATTTAGAATATTTAGGAGGTAATTTATTATTAAAAAATATTGGAGTAAATACTTATAGTCTAGTAGTATTTTCTGAGTAA